Proteins encoded by one window of Perca fluviatilis chromosome 13, GENO_Pfluv_1.0, whole genome shotgun sequence:
- the LOC120571636 gene encoding tubulin beta chain isoform X1: MDSVRSGPFGQIFRPDNFVFGQSGAGNNWAKGHYTEGAELVDSVLDVVRKEAESCECLQGFQLTHSLGGGTGSGMGTLLISKIREEYPDRIMNTFSVVPSPKVSDTVVEPYNATLSVHQLVENTDETYCIDNEALYDICFRTLKLTTPTYGDLNHLVSATMSGVTTCLRFPGQLNADLRKLAVNMVPFPRLHFFMPGFAPLTSRGSQQYRALTVPELTQQVFDAKNMMAACDPRHGRYLTVAAVFRGRMSMKEVDEQMLNVQNKNSSYFVEWIPNNVKTAVCDIPPRGLKMAVTFIGNSTAIQELFKRISEQFTAMFRRKAFLHWYTGEGMDEMEFTEAESNMNDLVSEYQQYQDATAEEEGEFEEDVEEDA, encoded by the exons ATGGACTCAGTCCGCTCTGGACCTTTTGGACAAATCTTCAGGCCTGACAACTTTGTTTTTG GTCAAAGTGGAGCAGGAAACAACTGGGCCAAAGGTCACTACACGGAGGGGGCAGAACTGGTGGATTCAGTCCTGGATGTGGTGAGAAAGGAGGCTGAAAGCTGTGAGTGTCTGCAGGGTTTCCAGCTCACGCACTCCCTGGGAGGAGGCACCGGCTCCGGCATGGGCACCCTGCTCATCAGCAAGATCAGGGAGGAGTACCCTGACCGCATCATGAACACCTTCAGCGTGGTGCCCTCTCCAAAG GTCTCGGACACAGTGGTTGAGCCGTACAACGCCACGCTGTCCGTCCACCAGCTGGTAGAAAACACAGACGAGACCTACTGCATTGACAACGAAGCCCTTTATGACATCTGCTTCCGCACTCTCAAACTCACCACGCCCACCTACGGCGACCTCAACCACCTGGTCTCGGCCACCATGAGCGGCGTGACCACCTGCCTGCGTTTCCCCGGCCAGCTCAACGCTGATCTGAGGAAACTGGCCGTCAACATGGTGCCCTTCCCCCGTCTCCACTTCTTCATGCCTGGCTTTGCCCCTCTGACCAGCAGGGGGAGCCAGCAGTACCGCGCCCTGACGGTGCCCGAGCTCACCCAGCAGGTGTTTGACGCCAAAAACATGATGGCGGCCTGCGACCCCCGCCACGGACGCTACCTGACGGTGGCCGCCGTGTTCCGCGGCCGCATGTCCATGAAGGAGGTGGACGAGCAGATGCTGAACGTCCAGAACAAGAACAGCAGCTACTTCGTGGAGTGGATCCCCAACAACGTCAAGACGGCCGTCTGCGACATCCCGCCGCGCGGCCTCAAGATGGCCGTCACCTTCATCGGCAACAGCACCGCCATCCAGGAGCTGTTCAAACGCATCTCTGAGCAGTTCACCGCCATGTTCCGCCGCAAGGCCTTCCTCCACTGGTACACCGGCGAGGGCATGGACGAGATGGAGTTCACCGAGGCGGAGAGCAACATGAACGACCTGGTCTCCGAGTACCAGCAGTACCAGGACGCCACGGccgaggaggagggagagtttGAGGAAGACGTGGAAGAGGATGCCTAA